Proteins encoded within one genomic window of Bacillus sp. F19:
- a CDS encoding tyrosine-type recombinase/integrase, with translation MLKGFTPKEVYSMIEAFTYKNYLETRNKAIIAILSDCGLRAMEIRGLTDNVRETSILVNGKGNKERIVFISPALKRILIKYERMKKEYFQDKDTTNHYFLSYTGNDISHVALDNVIKKAGKRAGVEGKRVSPHTFRHFYAVQCLQQGIDVYSLSRLLGHSDISIT, from the coding sequence GTGTTGAAGGGTTTTACTCCCAAAGAAGTTTATTCCATGATTGAAGCATTTACTTATAAGAACTATCTAGAAACCAGAAACAAGGCAATCATTGCAATTTTGTCTGACTGTGGATTAAGAGCAATGGAGATTAGAGGGTTGACTGATAATGTAAGGGAAACATCAATCTTGGTTAATGGTAAGGGAAATAAGGAGAGGATTGTTTTTATATCTCCTGCACTCAAAAGAATCCTTATCAAGTACGAAAGAATGAAGAAAGAGTATTTCCAAGACAAAGACACAACAAATCATTATTTCTTATCTTACACAGGTAATGATATTTCACATGTGGCTCTGGACAATGTAATTAAAAAAGCGGGGAAAAGAGCAGGTGTTGAGGGTAAAAGGGTTTCACCTCATACATTCCGTCATTTCTATGCCGTCCAATGCTTACAGCAAGGAATTGATGTTTATTCATTATCAAGATTGTTGGGGCATTCAGATATTTCAATTACTTAA
- a CDS encoding aspartyl-phosphate phosphatase Spo0E family protein, whose product MSKQELLKLIEKKRAEMIDIATKNGINSNVSIQYSQELDHLLNEYNRYSYSSMKRMTYS is encoded by the coding sequence GTGTCTAAACAAGAATTATTGAAACTTATTGAAAAAAAACGAGCGGAAATGATCGATATCGCAACGAAAAATGGAATTAACTCAAACGTGTCCATTCAATACAGTCAGGAACTCGATCACTTGCTGAATGAATACAATCGTTATAGCTACAGTTCAATGAAACGAATGACTTATTCTTAA
- a CDS encoding cytochrome c biogenesis protein CcdA: MTDLNLFIAFGAGFLSFVSPCCLPLYPAFLSYITGVSVGEIKTENAMLQKRSLLHTLFFLLGFSIIFIALGFGSSFIGEFFFGYSELIRQVGAILIIFFGLVIVGVFQPKFLMKEHRFELKNRPSGYLGSVLIGLAFAAGWTPCTGPILTAVFALTLSNPGSAMIYMIAYILGFAIPFLVMAFFIGRLGWIRKHNLKIMKIGGWLMILIGIMLFFDWMTQIIILFSRLFGGFTGF; the protein is encoded by the coding sequence ATGACAGATTTGAATCTATTTATAGCCTTTGGAGCTGGTTTTTTATCTTTTGTCTCTCCTTGCTGCCTGCCTTTATATCCAGCCTTTTTATCATACATAACTGGTGTATCGGTCGGAGAGATAAAAACGGAAAATGCTATGCTGCAAAAGAGGAGTCTTCTTCACACACTGTTCTTTTTACTTGGATTCTCGATTATTTTTATCGCACTCGGTTTTGGGAGTTCTTTTATTGGGGAGTTCTTTTTTGGATATTCTGAATTGATCAGGCAAGTGGGAGCTATTCTTATTATCTTCTTTGGACTTGTGATCGTGGGTGTTTTCCAGCCGAAGTTCTTAATGAAGGAACACCGCTTTGAATTAAAAAACAGACCGTCTGGGTATCTAGGTTCTGTTTTAATAGGACTTGCATTTGCCGCAGGCTGGACGCCGTGTACAGGGCCAATCTTAACAGCTGTTTTCGCTTTGACGCTCAGCAACCCAGGTTCTGCAATGATCTATATGATAGCCTATATACTTGGTTTTGCTATTCCATTTCTTGTAATGGCTTTCTTTATTGGCAGGCTGGGATGGATCCGAAAACATAATTTGAAAATCATGAAGATTGGCGGATGGCTGATGATTCTTATTGGAATCATGCTCTTTTTCGACTGGATGACACAGATCATTATCTTATTCAGCAGATTGTTTGGAGGGTTTACAGGATTTTAG